The following are from one region of the Abiotrophia defectiva ATCC 49176 genome:
- a CDS encoding ABC transporter ATP-binding protein has protein sequence MTLLKLDNIYYRYEGAQESVLKELDAKFDAGTFYAVVGKSGAGKSTFLSLLAGLDSPTKGKVLFQGKDIAQESYSAHRRHNICLVFQNYNLIDYLTPLENVRLANAEASEDLLLQLGLGQDLIHRNVLKLSGGQQQRVAIARALASEAPIILADEPTGNLDEGTAQEIIDILRQAAHERGKCVIVVTHSPQVAEAADTVLELSHGKLKAANGHKVK, from the coding sequence ATGACATTATTGAAATTAGACAACATTTACTATCGTTATGAAGGGGCACAAGAGAGTGTCCTCAAGGAATTAGACGCAAAATTTGATGCTGGCACCTTCTATGCCGTTGTGGGTAAATCTGGGGCTGGTAAGTCGACCTTCTTATCCCTCTTGGCAGGCTTAGATAGCCCAACCAAAGGTAAAGTCCTCTTCCAAGGCAAGGATATTGCCCAAGAGTCTTATAGCGCCCACCGCCGCCACAATATTTGCTTGGTCTTCCAAAACTACAACTTGATTGACTACTTGACGCCACTAGAAAATGTGCGCCTAGCCAATGCGGAAGCTAGCGAAGACTTGCTCTTACAACTAGGCTTGGGCCAAGACTTAATTCATCGTAACGTCCTCAAGTTATCCGGTGGCCAACAACAACGGGTGGCCATCGCCCGGGCTTTGGCTAGCGAGGCGCCAATCATCTTAGCTGACGAACCAACCGGTAACTTGGACGAAGGGACCGCCCAAGAAATCATCGACATTTTACGTCAAGCTGCCCATGAACGAGGCAAATGTGTCATCGTCGTGACCCACAGCCCACAAGTGGCAGAGGCAGCCGATACGGTTCTAGAACTCAGTCATGGTAAGCTGAAAGCTGCTAACGGACATAAAGTGAAGTAG
- a CDS encoding alpha/beta hydrolase, producing the protein MRFWRGIRKLLVYVLLAMVLVTLGVYLNHRLALSREASDISPIGNRVEVEGKQLNVYVTGSGSKTLVLLAGGGTTSPILDFKALTTQLESDYRIVIVERLGYGFSDDGDSPRDLETVNRQTRQALEASGIQGPYVLVAHSMAGLEALYWAQEHPAEVSAIVGLDMAMPQSYDKVKVPTFVVKVGQMLLGLGYGRFLYPAEKAAPALESGHLTQAEIANYKALFYKQALTTAIGNELEMSASNAKQVLDKPLPSVPILLYVSNASGTSFSSEAWYQMAQDSFGQVPNATIKRLDVGHYVHDYAPEEIAAGIGEFLKANN; encoded by the coding sequence ATGAGATTTTGGCGAGGTATAAGAAAACTATTAGTTTATGTGCTTTTAGCCATGGTGCTAGTTACATTAGGTGTCTATCTTAATCATCGTCTTGCCCTATCCAGAGAAGCTAGTGATATATCGCCGATTGGTAATCGTGTTGAGGTTGAGGGTAAACAGCTAAATGTCTATGTGACTGGTTCGGGTAGCAAGACACTAGTTTTGTTAGCTGGAGGGGGCACAACATCGCCTATTTTGGACTTTAAGGCCTTGACGACGCAATTAGAGTCGGATTATCGTATTGTCATAGTCGAGCGACTCGGTTATGGCTTTAGTGATGATGGGGATAGTCCTAGAGATTTAGAAACCGTGAATAGACAGACACGTCAAGCACTAGAAGCGTCTGGTATTCAAGGCCCTTATGTTCTAGTGGCTCATTCCATGGCTGGCTTGGAGGCTCTCTACTGGGCCCAAGAACATCCAGCAGAAGTTTCTGCTATTGTTGGCCTCGATATGGCCATGCCTCAGAGCTATGACAAAGTAAAGGTTCCAACTTTTGTAGTTAAGGTTGGGCAAATGTTACTTGGGCTAGGCTATGGGCGTTTTCTTTATCCAGCAGAGAAGGCAGCTCCTGCCCTTGAATCAGGCCATCTGACGCAAGCAGAAATAGCTAATTACAAGGCGCTCTTTTATAAGCAGGCCTTGACGACTGCTATTGGCAATGAACTTGAAATGTCAGCAAGCAATGCTAAGCAAGTTTTAGACAAGCCTCTGCCAAGCGTCCCTATTTTACTCTATGTGTCTAATGCGAGTGGGACTAGCTTCTCTAGTGAGGCTTGGTACCAAATGGCGCAAGATAGCTTTGGGCAAGTGCCTAATGCGACCATTAAACGCTTGGATGTGGGGCATTATGTGCATGATTATGCGCCCGAAGAAATTGCAGCAGGGATAGGCGAATTTTTGAAGGCTAACAACTAA
- the dgt gene encoding dGTP triphosphohydrolase produces MQWTDLLSTARLSGSATQHRNEFDDDYKRIVTSPSFRRLQDKTQVFPLERMDFIHTRLTHSLEVAMIGRTLVSEIALSLADQLEGVADSELAVSQQEFIVRQADIARIVECASLLHDIGNPPYGHFGEDIIRQWFKKRLPAILSEQLDPQLAQDFLASDYVHDLYHFEGNAQALRIAAKLHDFKGSFDGLDLTVATLNTILKYTRASHQPKTGAITHKKVGYFHAEVDLFQAITSQTGAGSQRHPLTFILEAADDIAYLVADMEDALGKGVLTFAMVKADLLASLKQSAQDSQASRQVVHILETIDEEIFSINRFFEHLRNVLIAGATQSFVSHYADLMAGTYDFDLFKDSDVAPLYHQLRSISEERIYDHKSILRLEIAGYSTLTYLLDSFVPPLVAYDTARRLDYVDLKKIGIISESQKRSYHYFAQGKSELEKLYLRLLLATDFISGMTDSYAHQLYLDMVGIS; encoded by the coding sequence ATGCAATGGACAGATCTTTTATCTACTGCCCGTCTATCGGGTAGCGCGACCCAGCATCGCAACGAATTTGATGATGACTACAAACGTATTGTGACCAGTCCGTCTTTCCGGCGGTTACAGGACAAGACCCAGGTCTTTCCCTTGGAGCGTATGGACTTTATTCATACGCGCCTGACCCATTCCCTGGAGGTGGCCATGATTGGCCGGACCCTGGTCTCAGAGATTGCCCTCAGTCTGGCGGATCAACTGGAAGGCGTGGCCGATTCAGAGCTGGCAGTCAGCCAGCAGGAATTCATTGTCCGTCAGGCCGACATTGCCCGTATTGTCGAGTGTGCTAGTCTCTTGCACGATATTGGCAATCCGCCTTATGGCCACTTTGGCGAGGATATTATCCGCCAGTGGTTCAAGAAGCGCCTGCCAGCCATTCTGAGTGAGCAGCTGGATCCCCAACTGGCCCAGGACTTTCTAGCCAGCGACTATGTTCATGACCTCTATCATTTTGAAGGGAATGCCCAGGCACTGCGGATTGCGGCCAAGCTCCACGACTTCAAGGGTAGCTTTGATGGCCTGGATTTAACTGTGGCCACCCTCAATACCATTCTCAAATACACGCGGGCTTCTCATCAGCCTAAGACCGGTGCCATCACCCATAAGAAGGTGGGCTATTTCCATGCGGAGGTTGACCTCTTCCAGGCTATTACCAGCCAAACGGGGGCGGGTAGCCAACGCCATCCGCTGACCTTTATCCTAGAAGCGGCTGATGACATTGCCTATCTGGTGGCCGATATGGAAGACGCCCTGGGTAAGGGCGTCCTGACCTTCGCCATGGTCAAGGCGGACTTGCTAGCCAGCCTTAAGCAGTCAGCCCAGGACAGCCAGGCTTCGCGTCAGGTGGTTCACATTCTGGAGACCATTGATGAAGAAATCTTCAGCATCAACCGTTTCTTCGAGCACCTGCGCAATGTCCTGATTGCCGGTGCCACCCAGTCCTTCGTGAGCCATTATGCTGACTTGATGGCCGGGACCTACGACTTTGACCTTTTCAAAGATTCGGATGTGGCGCCGCTCTATCATCAACTGCGGTCTATTTCTGAAGAGCGAATCTATGACCACAAGTCGATTCTGCGCCTAGAAATAGCGGGCTATTCGACCCTGACCTATCTGCTGGATAGCTTCGTGCCGCCTTTGGTGGCCTATGATACAGCGCGTCGACTAGACTATGTGGACCTTAAGAAGATTGGCATTATTTCCGAGAGCCAGAAACGGTCCTACCATTACTTTGCGCAAGGTAAGTCGGAATTAGAGAAGCTCTATCTGCGCCTACTCTTGGCCACGGACTTCATCTCAGGCATGACCGACAGCTATGCCCACCAACTCTACTTAGATATGGTAGGTATTTCCTAA
- a CDS encoding ABC transporter permease — MKWYQRAWAYVSRKRVRVGLLFLILSLITTAVLAVFAIQISTQQVQDKLLSLSNAGFQLQGQGLQAGMKESDISQVAQVEGVADVQYQSEGLAKFESGQVIQAQQAVQRDQGDDIFNQLLSIQGRQDSQTDLDFASGALTLSQGRHLTPDDKDKVMVHEAFAEANKLQLGDKISLKGTQLTEGGEAKDGEAKEFEIVGIYSGKRSETFTGLSSDLTENRLYTDYASSQALYGRQADDYQVRLAQYRVKNPKELDQVISRVKALSLDWDQTQLTANSQAFEQVAAPIASFKSLMTIMTGAVLLVSVITLFLVLLFCLRERVHEFGILLSIGISKGQIIGQILLELWGLSIGAWAIAAAVAYPLANSFFSSLIVSNDLPDQVRKLFAAAAPTWQAGLVATSYGVVLIIIVVAVMACAGLILTKKPKEILGQLS, encoded by the coding sequence ATGAAATGGTATCAGCGTGCTTGGGCCTATGTCAGCCGTAAGCGAGTCAGAGTAGGGCTGCTTTTCCTCATCTTATCTCTGATCACGACCGCTGTCTTAGCTGTTTTCGCGATTCAGATTAGTACCCAACAAGTTCAAGATAAACTTCTGTCCCTCTCCAATGCGGGATTCCAGCTCCAAGGTCAGGGCTTGCAGGCAGGTATGAAAGAGTCGGACATCAGTCAAGTGGCTCAAGTAGAAGGGGTAGCAGACGTTCAGTATCAATCAGAAGGGTTGGCCAAGTTTGAGTCCGGCCAAGTCATTCAGGCCCAACAAGCCGTGCAACGTGACCAAGGCGACGATATCTTTAATCAGCTCTTATCCATTCAAGGTCGCCAAGACAGTCAGACCGATTTAGATTTTGCTAGCGGGGCCTTGACCCTCAGCCAAGGGCGCCACTTGACGCCAGATGACAAAGACAAGGTCATGGTCCACGAGGCCTTTGCAGAAGCCAACAAGCTCCAGCTAGGCGATAAGATTAGCCTCAAGGGCACCCAGCTAACAGAAGGTGGGGAAGCCAAGGACGGGGAAGCCAAGGAATTTGAGATTGTCGGGATTTATAGCGGTAAACGCAGTGAGACCTTCACCGGGCTCAGCTCCGATTTGACCGAAAACCGGCTCTATACCGATTATGCCAGCAGTCAGGCCCTCTACGGGCGGCAAGCAGACGACTATCAAGTACGTCTGGCTCAGTATCGGGTGAAAAATCCTAAGGAACTAGACCAAGTTATTAGCCGCGTTAAGGCCTTGTCGCTGGATTGGGACCAAACCCAATTGACAGCCAACAGTCAAGCCTTTGAACAGGTGGCAGCACCTATCGCTAGCTTCAAGTCCCTCATGACCATCATGACCGGCGCGGTCTTATTGGTCAGCGTGATTACCCTCTTCCTAGTCTTGCTCTTCTGCTTGCGGGAACGAGTGCATGAATTCGGCATTCTGCTCTCCATTGGGATTTCCAAGGGCCAAATCATTGGCCAAATCCTGCTAGAGCTCTGGGGCCTATCCATTGGGGCCTGGGCCATCGCAGCCGCAGTAGCTTATCCACTGGCTAACAGTTTCTTCTCCAGCCTCATAGTCTCCAATGACCTGCCAGACCAGGTCCGCAAACTCTTCGCGGCCGCTGCGCCAACTTGGCAGGCCGGTCTAGTCGCAACAAGTTATGGCGTGGTCCTCATTATTATAGTAGTGGCGGTCATGGCTTGTGCCGGCTTAATTCTCACCAAAAAACCTAAGGAAATCCTAGGACAACTCAGTTAA
- a CDS encoding M42 family metallopeptidase: MNPTLSYLQELLAIASPTGYTRGVQDYLVSTLEKMGYQPVRTAKGLVHVTVPGQDDDHHRIVTAHVDTLGAMVRAVKGDGRLKLDKVGGFPWNMIEGENCTVHVATTGKTVSGTILIHQTSTHVYRDAGTAERTQDNMEVRLDAKVTNEEETRALGIEVGDFVSFDPRTTITDTGFIKSRFLDDKVSAAILLNLLRRYKEEGITLPVTTQFAFSVFEEVGHGANSSLSDKAVEYLAVDMGAMGDDQQTDEYTVSICVKDASGPYHYEFRQHLVELAKAKDIPYKLDIYPFYGSDASAAMSAGAEVKHALCGAGIESSHSYERTHVESVEATERLVDAYLLSDLVK, translated from the coding sequence ATGAATCCAACCTTAAGTTATCTGCAAGAACTTCTAGCTATCGCATCGCCAACGGGTTATACGCGCGGCGTCCAGGACTATTTGGTATCGACTTTGGAAAAAATGGGCTACCAACCGGTGCGCACCGCAAAGGGCTTGGTCCATGTGACGGTGCCGGGCCAGGACGATGACCACCACCGCATTGTGACGGCTCACGTTGACACCTTGGGGGCCATGGTGCGCGCGGTCAAAGGCGACGGCCGGCTCAAGCTGGACAAGGTGGGTGGCTTTCCTTGGAATATGATCGAAGGGGAGAACTGTACCGTCCATGTGGCGACCACCGGCAAAACTGTATCTGGGACAATTCTCATTCACCAGACTTCTACCCACGTCTACCGCGATGCGGGGACGGCTGAACGGACCCAAGATAACATGGAAGTCCGACTAGATGCCAAGGTTACCAACGAGGAAGAAACCCGCGCCCTAGGTATTGAAGTGGGCGACTTTGTCTCCTTCGACCCACGCACCACCATCACCGACACCGGCTTCATCAAGTCGCGCTTCCTCGATGACAAGGTGTCCGCCGCTATCCTGCTTAACTTGTTACGCCGTTACAAGGAAGAGGGCATCACCCTGCCGGTGACGACCCAATTCGCCTTCTCGGTCTTCGAGGAAGTAGGGCACGGGGCTAACTCTAGCCTGTCGGACAAAGCGGTGGAGTATCTGGCGGTTGACATGGGCGCTATGGGTGACGACCAGCAGACCGACGAGTATACCGTCTCTATCTGTGTCAAGGATGCCAGTGGTCCTTATCACTATGAATTCCGCCAACACCTGGTAGAACTGGCTAAGGCCAAGGACATTCCTTACAAATTAGACATCTACCCATTCTACGGTTCCGACGCTTCGGCCGCTATGTCAGCGGGTGCCGAAGTCAAGCACGCCCTCTGTGGGGCCGGCATCGAGTCCAGCCATTCCTATGAGCGGACCCATGTGGAGTCGGTGGAAGCCACCGAGCGCTTGGTGGATGCTTATCTCTTGAGTGACTTAGTTAAGTAA
- a CDS encoding pneumococcal-type histidine triad protein — MTKKRILLWGINGAILLSAGAGLWGLNQDLSQSQARLQEAQTAMSQAESDKGQLSSDLAAAQSEKESLALDKLELEFKEKMGKQKVIVGKVFSNGYLKKHGNHYHFVYGKPPVDAIYEDQDQAGASSSRRGGDDHYTFNPADIVEENADGYVVRHGDHFHFISKRDLANAPTVPNAHTPGGCRLVRIPHGDHFHDVLDCGQGLGNLSFDDEPVSPRPNGPVASRPASPSQPEAPSHPADQLTRPSQPATPSLPVDQPASPSPAPSQPEQPSTPQGPTSLLTLDSPEIQGHLDYISYAYGVERDTIKLQAVYDDAGNYRGQVFAFQNTEQGQDKSHIHPWVVPLWTLEVPSQDPSIDPELRFARELAGLAKRMGIPQRIIRIRDGYFEVPHGDHSHNIRIRNVEGAKAYVANKLASLPSIHVPGDLDEATVKAYIATLRQVASQRLAGQEVALARIEAGLQDIEESLKDKGNSTQGFLQLLDRFAARYIFQIEDNSDKLSERLAKLNAQHESILKAISELNLTNYGVTADQLREQANKAIEAQDAVGLSRLAAYVAALKDANDRPGVEAMKHLYFLTQHVQDKPLSYDLREQVSDIIARLSKTNAVFGGDDPAEPLFAPAILAKQAIELAHAQFNGKVDTRVGDKYKAITQAGEDGGPSILESNKSFTSEVLEDADKDKSLPVTNFEEDKASEASSSSDQSSSQSSSSSKADAASDQKDETTSSN, encoded by the coding sequence ATGACTAAAAAACGCATCTTATTATGGGGGATTAATGGCGCCATTCTTCTGAGCGCCGGGGCCGGTTTGTGGGGCCTTAACCAAGATCTCAGTCAATCTCAAGCCCGTTTGCAAGAGGCCCAAACGGCCATGTCCCAAGCAGAAAGCGACAAGGGGCAATTATCTAGCGATTTGGCAGCAGCCCAATCCGAAAAAGAATCCTTGGCTTTGGATAAGCTGGAGCTAGAATTCAAGGAAAAAATGGGTAAACAAAAGGTCATCGTGGGTAAGGTCTTTTCCAACGGTTACCTTAAGAAACACGGCAATCACTATCACTTTGTCTATGGTAAGCCACCAGTGGACGCCATCTATGAAGACCAGGACCAAGCAGGGGCTAGCAGCTCAAGAAGGGGTGGGGACGATCACTATACCTTTAACCCAGCCGATATTGTCGAAGAGAATGCGGACGGTTATGTAGTCCGTCACGGCGACCATTTCCACTTTATCTCCAAACGTGACTTGGCCAATGCGCCAACTGTGCCTAATGCCCACACACCAGGGGGCTGCCGCCTAGTGCGGATTCCTCACGGCGACCATTTCCATGATGTGCTGGATTGTGGTCAAGGCTTAGGCAATCTGTCCTTCGATGATGAGCCAGTCAGCCCAAGACCAAATGGCCCAGTTGCTAGCCGGCCAGCTAGCCCAAGCCAACCTGAAGCACCAAGTCATCCAGCTGATCAATTGACCCGACCAAGTCAACCAGCGACGCCAAGTCTGCCGGTGGATCAGCCAGCTAGTCCAAGCCCGGCTCCGAGTCAGCCAGAACAACCAAGCACGCCACAAGGGCCGACTTCCCTCTTGACCTTAGATTCGCCTGAGATTCAAGGGCATCTGGATTACATCAGCTATGCCTATGGGGTAGAGCGGGACACTATCAAGTTGCAGGCCGTCTATGATGATGCAGGCAACTATCGGGGTCAAGTCTTTGCCTTCCAAAATACGGAACAAGGCCAAGACAAGTCTCACATCCATCCTTGGGTAGTGCCACTCTGGACCTTGGAAGTCCCTAGTCAGGATCCAAGCATTGACCCTGAGTTACGCTTTGCCCGCGAACTAGCAGGCCTTGCGAAACGCATGGGGATTCCTCAGCGCATTATTCGCATTCGCGATGGCTACTTCGAGGTGCCACATGGCGACCACAGCCACAATATCCGCATCCGCAATGTGGAAGGGGCCAAGGCTTATGTAGCCAACAAATTAGCCAGCCTGCCAAGCATCCATGTGCCAGGGGATTTGGATGAAGCGACAGTCAAAGCCTACATTGCCACTCTGCGCCAAGTCGCTAGCCAACGTTTGGCTGGCCAAGAAGTAGCGCTAGCCCGGATTGAAGCTGGCCTACAAGACATTGAAGAAAGCCTCAAGGACAAGGGTAATTCGACCCAAGGCTTCCTCCAACTCTTAGATCGCTTTGCGGCCCGCTACATCTTCCAAATTGAAGACAATAGTGACAAACTGTCCGAACGTCTGGCCAAATTGAATGCCCAACATGAGAGCATCCTCAAGGCCATTAGTGAGCTTAACTTGACCAACTATGGGGTGACCGCTGACCAATTGCGGGAACAAGCCAACAAGGCCATCGAAGCACAAGACGCGGTGGGCTTAAGCCGTTTAGCAGCCTATGTGGCTGCCCTCAAGGACGCCAATGACCGCCCTGGGGTTGAAGCCATGAAGCATCTCTACTTCTTGACTCAACACGTCCAAGACAAGCCATTGTCTTATGACTTGCGGGAACAAGTGTCGGATATCATTGCCCGCCTATCCAAGACCAATGCCGTCTTCGGTGGGGATGACCCGGCAGAACCGCTTTTCGCACCAGCTATCTTAGCTAAACAAGCCATCGAGCTAGCTCACGCCCAGTTCAATGGCAAGGTTGACACCCGCGTAGGCGACAAGTATAAGGCCATTACCCAAGCCGGGGAAGATGGCGGTCCAAGCATCTTGGAGAGCAACAAGTCCTTCACCTCCGAAGTCTTAGAAGACGCCGACAAGGATAAGAGCCTGCCAGTGACTAACTTTGAAGAGGACAAGGCAAGCGAGGCCTCCTCATCCTCAGACCAAAGCTCATCCCAGTCTTCGTCCAGCTCAAAAGCTGATGCAGCAAGCGATCAGAAAGACGAAACGACTTCAAGCAACTAA
- a CDS encoding type II toxin-antitoxin system Phd/YefM family antitoxin, with the protein MKIIPMRDLKNTVAVEAYCQEEQGPVFVTKNGYGRLVVMDIEYYEKTLRQMEEAKFLYQGLEDIREQRLRDGESLIADMRERYDL; encoded by the coding sequence ATGAAAATTATACCCATGCGCGATTTAAAAAACACAGTGGCAGTTGAAGCATATTGCCAAGAGGAACAAGGCCCAGTCTTTGTAACTAAGAATGGCTACGGGCGACTAGTTGTCATGGACATTGAATACTATGAGAAGACCCTCCGACAAATGGAAGAAGCAAAATTTCTATATCAAGGGCTGGAAGATATTCGAGAGCAGCGTCTAAGAGACGGTGAGTCCCTTATCGCGGATATGAGGGAGCGTTATGACCTATAG
- a CDS encoding PTS transporter subunit EIIC, producing MFKLLQKIGKAFMLPIAILPAAGLLLGIGGALSNPTTVATYPVLNNPSLQAIFQVMSSAGEIVFANLSLLLCVGLCIGLAKRDKGTAALAGVTGYLVMKATIGALVKLYMAEGSAIDTGVIGAIAVGACAVWLHNRYHNIQLPQVLGFFGGSRFVPIVTSFASIFLGGVFFLIWPPFQQWLVSTGDYISQAGPFGTFLYGFLMRLCGAVGLHHMIYPMFWYTELGGVAQVAGQTVAGAQKIFFAQLADPSHTGLFTEGTRFFAGRFSTMMFGLPAACLAMYHLVPKDRRKKYAGLFFGVALTSFITGITEPIEYMFLFVSPFLYVIHSFLDGVSFFIADILNISIGNTFSGGVIDFSLFGILQGNDKTNWLLQIPFGLIWAGLYYVVFRWFITKFNVPTPGRLEEDLDEDAKPVVDTKDSLKQDSVRIIEALGGPENIEEVDACITRLRVSVKDSGKVDKPTLKAIGAVDVLEVQGGIQAVYGAKAILYKNNINEILGVDD from the coding sequence ATGTTTAAGTTGTTACAAAAAATCGGGAAAGCCTTTATGCTGCCGATTGCCATTCTGCCGGCAGCCGGGCTATTGCTGGGGATTGGGGGCGCCTTGTCGAATCCGACCACGGTGGCGACCTATCCCGTATTGAATAATCCAAGCCTACAAGCTATTTTCCAAGTCATGAGTTCGGCCGGCGAAATTGTCTTCGCCAACCTGTCCCTCCTGCTCTGTGTGGGCCTCTGTATCGGCCTAGCTAAGCGCGACAAGGGGACGGCAGCCCTGGCCGGGGTGACCGGTTACCTGGTCATGAAAGCCACCATCGGTGCCTTAGTCAAACTCTATATGGCAGAGGGTTCGGCCATCGACACCGGGGTCATTGGCGCCATTGCGGTCGGTGCCTGTGCGGTTTGGCTCCATAATCGCTATCATAATATTCAATTGCCACAGGTCTTGGGCTTCTTCGGGGGCTCCCGCTTTGTGCCTATCGTGACGTCTTTTGCCTCAATCTTCTTAGGGGGCGTCTTCTTCCTAATCTGGCCACCATTCCAACAATGGCTAGTATCAACTGGGGACTACATTTCCCAAGCGGGTCCGTTTGGGACCTTCCTCTACGGCTTCCTCATGCGTCTCTGTGGGGCAGTCGGCTTGCACCACATGATCTACCCAATGTTCTGGTACACCGAATTGGGTGGGGTAGCTCAAGTTGCGGGTCAAACCGTAGCCGGGGCACAAAAAATCTTCTTCGCCCAATTGGCAGATCCAAGTCATACTGGTCTCTTCACCGAAGGAACTCGTTTCTTCGCTGGGCGCTTCTCAACCATGATGTTTGGTTTGCCAGCTGCCTGCTTGGCCATGTACCACTTGGTGCCAAAAGACCGTCGTAAGAAATACGCAGGTCTCTTCTTCGGGGTTGCTTTGACCAGCTTTATCACCGGGATTACGGAACCAATCGAGTATATGTTCCTCTTCGTGAGTCCTTTCCTCTATGTGATTCACTCCTTCCTGGATGGGGTCAGCTTCTTCATCGCCGACATCCTCAACATTTCCATCGGGAACACCTTCTCTGGTGGGGTCATCGACTTCTCCCTCTTCGGGATCCTGCAAGGGAATGACAAGACCAACTGGCTCTTACAAATTCCATTTGGCTTAATCTGGGCTGGCCTCTACTATGTGGTCTTCCGCTGGTTCATCACCAAATTCAATGTGCCAACTCCAGGTCGTCTGGAAGAGGATTTGGATGAGGATGCTAAGCCAGTGGTCGATACCAAGGACAGCCTCAAGCAAGATTCAGTGAGAATCATTGAAGCCCTAGGTGGTCCTGAAAATATTGAAGAAGTCGACGCCTGCATCACCCGCTTGCGTGTATCAGTCAAAGATTCAGGCAAAGTCGACAAGCCAACCCTCAAGGCCATTGGCGCCGTCGATGTCTTGGAAGTCCAAGGCGGCATCCAAGCAGTCTATGGGGCTAAGGCTATTCTCTACAAGAACAACATCAACGAGATTCTGGGTGTGGATGACTAG
- a CDS encoding GNAT family N-acetyltransferase — MTITFREITSDNYSQVLNLKITPEQEAAKFVSPVVRSLADAWFYREEGITYPKAIYADEDLVGFIMYELDTEEQQVFVWRFLIDQAFQGRGYGRQTIEAVLEMAKQQTQMTKVVADYVDGNEPMKKILLDLGFEETGFNQEINEHIMVYQL; from the coding sequence GTGACCATTACCTTTAGAGAGATAACAAGCGACAACTACTCCCAAGTCTTAAATCTCAAGATTACTCCAGAGCAAGAGGCAGCCAAATTTGTGTCTCCTGTCGTCCGCTCCTTGGCAGATGCTTGGTTTTACCGTGAAGAAGGCATTACCTATCCCAAAGCCATTTATGCAGATGAGGATTTAGTTGGCTTCATTATGTATGAATTGGATACAGAGGAGCAGCAGGTCTTTGTTTGGCGCTTCCTAATTGACCAAGCCTTCCAAGGCAGAGGCTACGGCCGACAAACCATTGAAGCAGTACTGGAAATGGCCAAGCAGCAAACCCAGATGACCAAGGTGGTGGCCGATTACGTGGACGGTAACGAGCCCATGAAAAAGATTTTGCTAGATCTAGGCTTTGAAGAGACTGGCTTTAACCAGGAAATAAATGAACATATTATGGTCTATCAGCTATAA
- a CDS encoding type II toxin-antitoxin system RelE/ParE family toxin, producing the protein MTYSYEFTQKAEEDLEVILDYLTKELKNQQAAKKFLDALHECLKNLLVFPESGERVRNPYLPAIGIRRKIIGHYIVYYAPYPKEQKLRIIRLGHGLQDQAHLFMDLKSH; encoded by the coding sequence ATGACCTATAGTTATGAGTTCACTCAGAAGGCAGAAGAAGATTTAGAAGTGATTCTGGACTATCTGACCAAGGAACTTAAGAATCAGCAAGCTGCCAAAAAGTTTCTTGATGCACTCCATGAGTGTTTGAAAAACTTGCTGGTTTTCCCAGAAAGCGGGGAGCGGGTGCGCAATCCCTATTTGCCAGCTATAGGCATTCGACGGAAAATCATTGGCCACTATATTGTCTACTATGCGCCATACCCCAAAGAACAAAAGCTGCGGATTATCCGTCTAGGACATGGTCTTCAGGATCAAGCGCATTTGTTTATGGACCTTAAGTCGCATTAA
- a CDS encoding type II toxin-antitoxin system PemK/MazF family toxin — MAPITTTSCNFPTYHELTSTRTIQGKVMLDQTMTLDLAARGVTKVEERLSQEELKLILDKYKLLFDMED; from the coding sequence GTGGCTCCCATCACCACCACTAGTTGCAACTTTCCCACCTATCATGAGCTGACTAGCACCCGCACCATTCAGGGCAAGGTCATGCTAGACCAGACCATGACCCTAGACTTGGCGGCGCGAGGTGTCACTAAGGTAGAGGAAAGACTATCCCAAGAAGAATTGAAGCTTATCTTGGATAAGTATAAGTTGTTGTTTGATATGGAAGATTAG